The Chloracidobacterium sp. genome includes a window with the following:
- the metG gene encoding methionine--tRNA ligase, whose translation MTDRRFYVTTPIYYVNARPHLGHLYTTLLADTLARHYRQRGFETFFLTGTDEHGLNIERAAAAAGCPVKDYVDAVVAEFKATFAAFGLEPDDWIRTTDDAHIQGAQVLWRRVRDRGYIYKGHYEGWYCSSCNEFKDETTPGEAPVCDIHLRPTERVAEESYFFKLSAFRDRLLSFYAEHPDAIQPDARRNEVVSFVSANLRDLSISRVSVKWGIPVPDDPAHTMYVWFDALSNYITALGFGNNARTGFDKFWPHVLHLVGKDILRFHAVYWPAFLMAAELPPPRRVFSHGMWLSGGRKMSKTPDASGRSNAIDLAVLRRYFSNDVVRYFCLREMAYGQDGDFTYEALIDRANGDLASGFGNLASRTLTLIRKAFGGVAPNVPPDAPADAREAAAAIAERFIAQRAAFLAHVERLALSRALESAWELVALLDKYLSDTTPWKLIGDPEARPRLATILHTAAEGLRHLTVWLYPFLPEATTTLWTRLGLPGRPAQVAPESLTWQRFENAVVGDGPALFPRLDKTTIMNDIEATTQPTAAPPANPASSAAPEAPAASETGYITIDDFAKVELRVGQVLEAERVPKADKLLRLQVDVGEATPRQILAGIAQYYAPETLIGRKIVVVTNLAPRKLRGLESNGMLLAASVGEQGRPVIATFTEDVPNGARLK comes from the coding sequence ATGACTGACCGCCGCTTTTACGTTACGACGCCGATTTACTACGTCAATGCGCGTCCGCACTTGGGGCATCTCTACACAACGCTGCTGGCTGACACGCTGGCGCGGCATTATCGCCAACGCGGGTTTGAGACCTTTTTCCTTACCGGAACGGACGAGCACGGCCTCAACATCGAGCGCGCTGCCGCCGCCGCTGGATGTCCGGTCAAAGACTACGTGGATGCTGTCGTTGCCGAGTTCAAGGCGACGTTCGCTGCTTTCGGACTAGAGCCAGACGATTGGATTCGAACCACCGACGACGCCCACATTCAAGGGGCGCAGGTGCTGTGGCGACGGGTGCGCGACCGTGGCTACATTTACAAGGGACACTACGAAGGCTGGTATTGCTCAAGTTGCAACGAATTCAAAGACGAAACGACGCCGGGCGAAGCGCCGGTGTGCGACATTCACCTGCGTCCGACCGAACGTGTGGCGGAAGAAAGCTACTTCTTCAAACTGTCGGCTTTCCGTGACCGTCTCTTGTCTTTCTACGCCGAGCATCCCGACGCGATTCAACCTGACGCACGCCGCAACGAAGTCGTCAGTTTTGTCTCCGCCAATCTGCGTGACCTTTCCATCAGCCGTGTTTCGGTCAAGTGGGGCATCCCCGTACCGGACGACCCGGCGCACACGATGTATGTCTGGTTTGACGCGCTCTCGAACTACATCACGGCGCTCGGCTTCGGCAACAACGCCCGGACGGGGTTCGATAAGTTCTGGCCGCATGTCCTGCATCTTGTCGGCAAGGATATCCTGCGCTTTCACGCCGTTTACTGGCCGGCATTCTTAATGGCGGCTGAACTGCCGCCGCCGCGCCGCGTCTTCTCGCACGGGATGTGGTTGTCGGGCGGGCGGAAGATGTCGAAAACGCCTGACGCAAGCGGACGCTCGAACGCCATTGACCTTGCCGTGTTGCGCCGCTACTTCTCCAATGATGTCGTCCGATATTTCTGCCTGCGCGAAATGGCCTACGGCCAAGACGGCGACTTCACCTACGAAGCCCTCATTGATCGCGCCAACGGCGACCTTGCCTCCGGCTTCGGCAACTTGGCCAGCCGCACGCTGACGCTGATTCGGAAGGCGTTCGGCGGCGTCGCGCCGAATGTGCCGCCGGACGCGCCGGCGGACGCCCGTGAAGCGGCAGCGGCCATCGCCGAGCGGTTCATCGCACAACGGGCTGCGTTTCTGGCGCACGTCGAGCGTTTGGCGCTCAGTCGCGCCCTGGAGTCCGCTTGGGAGTTGGTCGCCTTGCTGGACAAGTACCTGAGCGACACTACGCCGTGGAAGCTGATCGGCGATCCCGAAGCCCGGCCGCGATTGGCGACGATCCTCCACACGGCGGCCGAAGGCCTGCGGCATTTGACCGTTTGGCTGTATCCGTTTTTGCCGGAAGCGACGACGACGCTCTGGACACGGTTGGGACTGCCCGGCCGACCGGCGCAGGTTGCCCCAGAGAGCCTGACATGGCAGCGTTTTGAAAACGCCGTTGTCGGCGACGGCCCGGCGCTTTTCCCGCGATTGGATAAGACAACCATCATGAACGACATCGAAGCAACAACTCAGCCGACCGCTGCCCCGCCTGCGAACCCGGCTTCATCCGCCGCGCCGGAAGCGCCGGCCGCGTCGGAAACCGGCTACATCACAATTGACGACTTCGCCAAAGTCGAGCTGCGGGTCGGGCAGGTGCTGGAAGCCGAGCGCGTGCCGAAAGCGGATAAGCTTCTGCGCCTCCAGGTGGATGTCGGTGAAGCGACGCCGCGCCAGATTCTCGCCGGCATCGCGCAGTACTACGCCCCGGAAACGCTCATCGGACGGAAAATCGTTGTGGTGACGAATCTTGCGCCGCGCAAGCTGCGGGGCTTGGAGTCAAACGGGATGCTGCTGGCGGCCTCGGTCGGCGAACAGGGACGCCCCGTCATTGCGACCTTTACCGAAGACGTACCCAACGGCGCGCGGCTCAAATGA